The genomic window CTGTTTCACTTCACTGGACGCTGGATCTATGTATCTTGTTGGGTCTGTTACTTTAATTTCTGAAGTATTGCAAAATAATATGAATGTAATTGTAAATGTgggtttttatattttacaaacATAACTTTCTACCTGAATTATAACTAATGTATCTCTTATAATTTATAAGAGATACATTAATATATCTCACATTTTCCTGaaagtatattttatttttaaatctgtaataacttatattattattattattattatatttacatCTAAAGCCAGTTTGATTTGAACTGGTTTTCTTTGACTGATCACAGCTGGGACTGTACAGCTGGATTCAATGATGGCCGAGTTCCATAAAGTGTCCCAGCATGCACAAATATAAGACCTCCCCTTAGAGGAATGCAGCCATCATTAATACACCTGCTTCCCCCACTGTGACACCGCAGACTGTGAAAAAGATCTATTGAATTGATTCCGTGTGTAATTTATCAACTTCCATGAGCAGGAAATCATTAaacctgaaagaaagaaaaaagtaaacagGACATctgtgctgccacctagtggaaaCATTTGGACACACTGCTTGGTTTTAGAAGTAAAGCTCCTGATAATGGTGCATTTCTCACTCCTCCTGcatcctctctctcacacacaggaaATTCCTCTTTTTTCGGAAGGCTTTGGAGAAATGCTTCCATCTAATTAAATTTAAGctcacaaagacacagcagagctgcagcaggcgTCTTATTAAGCAATGTTTAACTTTAATTTCCTCTGGAGCAACCAGTGTTTTTACAGTATTTACAAAAGGGACACATTCTTATTTTTCTCGATGTGGGGTACATTCTTTCTCTACAGCATCATGGTGACATAGGGGAGAAACACAGTACAGCCTGAATGCCCTTAAATGGCATAAAGTCATGTTTGCAGTCACATTCAATATGCAACATTCTtccatttttaaatgaacaatACAAGAATAACTGAGCACCATGTGCAATATCACAACGACAGTTTATAGTACTATAAAAGTTCTTATGTAGCCTTTAATTAGATCAGTTGGACTATAGTTGAATACAGCCTCCAAAGTACAACTTCAACAAAATCATGGTGCAAAGATTTACTTCCTTCTTAACTTAAATTGGCAGGATTGTAACCTTTTACTGGGACTGTTTCCACTCAGACACATCACTGTGAGGAATTCTTACACTCGACCAATCCCAGGATCAAACATATGTTAATGTTTTCTCTCGGCATGCTGCAGCGCAGGCCcacagttaaaggtagggtaggagatttcattctgatgcacttttggttaaattagtgtaacttctctttacaatccgatagcaaccaattagttcggcagtttcgctttaaaacgaagaatatgaatcatctgtggaagctataaaacgctaaaaacatcagccaatcctccgggtggaccctgcgcggagtattggctggttgtcactctcttcctgctctgcgcgcaccagagaggtacgtgcatgatggccgaagtcacagaccgcagctcgtcttcaggtaatgcgcgtccatgtgattgggaggcgtggcttcggggtgagctccgagagaaaggggcgtgtgtttacttttgaaatctggctgactctcactgagttttcaaaatctcctacccgacctttaacatgctaacatgctatgAGCACACTGATGAGGAGGACACTGTGGAGCTGTGCGAATGTTCAACAAACATTGTCACGAATTAATCAGCAGCTGCTTAGTCTTATCTCAAGATGATTAGCTCACTGACGGATTTGAGGAAAAggtcttattttttttagagaaaTTGAAAACATAAGCCAGGTGTTGTTGAGTTCCTTTCACTGTCTGTATACAGAAAGGTTTGTCCCTTTGACCCGGGTCCGTACACCGAGCGTCCCCTCTCTGGGATCCTCACACCGACTTCCTCCTCTTGCCGAACATGTTGTTGATGAGCTTGGCCATCGATTTGGAGCCGCTGTACCGACGCCGGTCAGCTCGGTACTTCAGGTGCTCCATCACCTGCCGGATGAGCTGCGTGAAGAGGTTGGCGATGTCCTGGTAGCTCTCGGCTGCTGAGACCTCCTGGAAGTGACAGCGGTTCTCCTGCGCCAGGCAGCGGCCTTCGTCCTCGTGCACCTGCCGGGCGTGGCACAGGTCCTGCTTGTTACCCACCAGACACACGGGCACATCCGTCTCCCTGGAAAACAGTCAGCATGAggagcagatgatgatgatgatcatggtGATGTCTTAAGAAACACCACCCAACCCCCAGCACTCTCCTGTAAAGCATGAATTTATGGACATATTTGATCTCCGTATCTCCTCTGAAAAGCCGGTGTCCATGATTTCTGCCCATACATCACACATCTCTTCCCTTCACACCAAATGTGTTGGCTACCTGTAGGTTTGTAGTGAATCCCTCACTCGTCAGCATGAAtcatttatcagtttgagtgTCAGGACTTCGAACATTCCTCAAAACTGCATGAAGATCCCGGTTCAGCTTCAGAGATGTTTGAGATATTtgagctgttttattttgaaacgtcatgtttcatcttcatcatgGGTGTAAATTAATTTGATAACTGTCTGTACTGTTGAGTTGACTTGTTTCAGTGTTTGGGACATTTCCTTGTGTttcttgtacttcctgttttattttgttaggaGTTTCCTCTcccttctgattggctgcttcaCCCTCACTGTTTCCACCTGCGTCTCATTGCCATCACCTGGTGTATTTAGTCCATGtgcctgctctgtgtctgtgtctgtttctctgttgtCCTAGTTTATCTTCATGCTCTTGTGTTAAAATATAACTGTGTTTTGCTCACTTCTGGGGGAGAAGATTTTAGTTCTGGTGCAGCACAACAAtttgtttggtgtttttttgcatatttaacTGAAGGCTATGAAAGCCAGaaggatttttgtttttcatatttCTTTAATTTAAACTCAAAGCCGTCTCTTGTCTGACCCTTTGCAGCTGTCCGTGCGGGCCTCCCGAATCTGACACAGGATGTTCATGGCGTTGATGAAGGAAGTGCGATCGCTGATGTTGTACACCACCACGAAGCCATCCGCCC from Parambassis ranga chromosome 19, fParRan2.1, whole genome shotgun sequence includes these protein-coding regions:
- the rerglb gene encoding RERG/RAS-like b, with amino-acid sequence MNDIKLALLGSQGAGKSAVLVRFLTRRFIGEYASNTNSLYHKRLSIDGRQLNLEVFDPCSQSSEARCILEEPLDWADGFVVVYNISDRTSFINAMNILCQIREARTDSCKGETDVPVCLVGNKQDLCHARQVHEDEGRCLAQENRCHFQEVSAAESYQDIANLFTQLIRQVMEHLKYRADRRRYSGSKSMAKLINNMFGKRRKSV